The Endozoicomonas montiporae CL-33 genome contains a region encoding:
- a CDS encoding sulfite exporter TauE/SafE family protein encodes MDMLPVILLLIMMAGAAHGALGFGFPMLSTPILALAYDLQTAVVLTMIPSSVVIILSLYNCRGINIDYEKYYPIILMTTIGSFSGAWLLTWVNPDILKLLLAASILIYLFSAPLKQFISMLSARALLFPAIMGSFAGVIGGATNAVSPVLMMYLLEVTESKKEIIVISNICFLLSKMTQLAILSMHLTTDDLDPLLSGFIVTAASIGLIAGFWLQHRIDETRYRSIIRGILFTFMFTLFFEGGSNLFF; translated from the coding sequence ATGGACATGCTTCCTGTCATTTTGCTGCTAATAATGATGGCAGGTGCAGCCCATGGAGCATTGGGGTTTGGCTTTCCAATGCTCTCCACTCCCATTCTCGCACTCGCATATGACCTGCAAACCGCTGTTGTTCTGACAATGATTCCATCCAGTGTAGTTATTATTCTGAGCCTTTATAACTGCCGGGGCATAAATATTGATTACGAAAAGTATTATCCGATTATCCTAATGACAACAATCGGTAGTTTCTCTGGTGCTTGGCTGCTGACATGGGTAAACCCTGATATTCTAAAACTACTTCTCGCAGCCTCCATTTTAATTTACCTGTTCTCTGCACCGCTCAAACAATTTATCTCAATGCTGTCAGCCAGAGCACTTCTCTTTCCTGCAATCATGGGCAGTTTTGCAGGCGTGATAGGTGGTGCAACCAATGCCGTTTCGCCGGTGCTGATGATGTATTTGCTGGAAGTAACAGAGTCTAAAAAAGAAATCATTGTTATATCAAACATCTGTTTTCTGCTTAGTAAAATGACACAGCTGGCGATTTTATCGATGCATCTGACAACGGATGATCTTGATCCCCTTCTGTCTGGCTTTATTGTCACCGCGGCCAGCATTGGCCTGATCGCAGGATTCTGGCTACAACACAGGATAGATGAAACCCGATACAGATCTATTATTCGGGGTATTTTATTTACTTTTATGTTTACACTGTTTTTTGAGGGAGGCTCCAATTTGTTTTTTTGA
- a CDS encoding IS1380 family transposase has translation MPKSTQEQLRFHPSNGKTIRADFNGGELSSDFGTLLLRETILQSGLICKMTDAINDRRHQSYIDHSLKELLVQRVLQMACGYEDANDSNRLRKDPMFKLATGRNPLDSDNHLASAPTFTRLGQSMTRSDIYRMAEAFVHHFISSYKLPPPVIVIDLDHTPAITHGGQQMNLFNAKYQDYCYLPLMIFEGLSGKLITAILRPGKTPTGKENAAILERVIRLLRKKWPKTHLLVRGDSHFAQPELMWVVQNAPHSDYVLGKGAGHKTALRPKAKELLDEARQALKVKTELARLNNMPEPDRLRLYGEAEYQAKSWKGLDTRIIYKAEVNQKGDNPRFIVTSMKEASPEVIYEELYCPRGQDENFIKHLKSDLSGDRLSDQGFLANHLRMFYACAAYVLHYELRTKTLKGTELEKAQPSTVIMKLCKVAVKVVEYKDRIKLHLPRSCPFKRLLQHVTEVFYQMPILRPG, from the coding sequence ATGCCCAAATCTACACAAGAACAGCTTCGTTTTCATCCCTCAAATGGAAAAACCATCCGGGCAGACTTCAATGGTGGGGAGTTATCTTCTGACTTTGGCACTCTGCTGCTACGGGAAACCATTCTGCAGAGCGGTCTTATCTGCAAAATGACTGATGCCATCAATGACAGACGCCATCAATCCTATATCGACCACTCCCTGAAAGAACTTCTGGTTCAGCGGGTTCTGCAAATGGCCTGCGGCTATGAAGATGCCAACGACAGTAACCGTTTGCGTAAAGACCCTATGTTCAAACTGGCCACTGGTCGCAATCCGTTGGACAGCGATAACCATCTCGCATCAGCGCCCACTTTTACCCGGCTGGGACAATCTATGACCCGCTCCGACATTTACAGGATGGCTGAAGCATTTGTGCATCACTTTATCAGCAGTTACAAGCTGCCACCTCCGGTGATCGTTATCGATCTTGATCATACACCGGCCATTACTCATGGTGGCCAGCAGATGAACCTGTTTAATGCCAAATATCAGGACTACTGCTACTTGCCCCTGATGATTTTTGAGGGACTCAGCGGCAAGCTGATTACGGCGATTCTTCGTCCGGGGAAAACCCCAACGGGCAAGGAAAATGCAGCCATTCTCGAACGGGTCATTCGGCTGCTTCGGAAAAAGTGGCCGAAAACCCATCTACTGGTTCGGGGAGACAGCCACTTCGCTCAACCAGAGTTAATGTGGGTGGTTCAGAATGCCCCTCATTCGGATTATGTCTTGGGCAAAGGTGCAGGCCACAAAACGGCTTTGCGGCCAAAAGCCAAAGAGTTGTTGGATGAAGCGCGTCAAGCTCTGAAGGTCAAGACTGAGCTGGCAAGACTGAACAACATGCCAGAACCTGATCGGCTCAGACTTTACGGGGAAGCAGAATACCAGGCCAAGAGCTGGAAAGGTCTCGATACCCGGATAATTTACAAGGCGGAGGTCAACCAAAAAGGCGACAACCCTCGTTTCATTGTGACGTCGATGAAGGAAGCTTCTCCAGAGGTAATTTATGAAGAGCTTTACTGTCCAAGAGGACAGGATGAGAACTTCATCAAACATCTGAAAAGTGATCTGTCCGGCGACAGATTGTCCGATCAGGGCTTTTTGGCTAACCATTTGAGAATGTTTTATGCCTGTGCCGCTTATGTTTTGCACTATGAGTTAAGAACCAAGACTTTGAAAGGTACGGAGCTGGAAAAAGCGCAGCCATCAACGGTGATCATGAAGCTCTGTAAAGTTGCAGTCAAAGTGGTTGAATATAAAGACCGAATTAAACTTCATCTGCCGCGTAGCTGCCCATTCAAGAGGCTTTTGCAGCATGTGACAGAAGTCTTTTACCAGATGCCGATACTTCGACCGGGGTAG
- a CDS encoding TauD/TfdA family dioxygenase encodes MSSLHLSSHAIPLRAPEYCYFTITKPSHISSEQYKLALLKKGIVIISLGFKDDSATTMERIVSQLGQVHEHDSQGRTVWDVKIGGQTGHEAMAISHSDNEFCLHNDGAFELDMPGYFGLYVVESDKLGGGNNILVCADRVIENLSEKTFRLLSSKKFRLRVPEEFHKNDDFIEATLIDDNHAFRYRHDIIERSSCTAEELEALKELELQLSLPQNMIKVSLEDGQIMLLDNQRYLHARTRIKDKNRHLKRIRFNMP; translated from the coding sequence ATGTCTTCACTGCATCTGTCTTCCCATGCAATCCCCCTGAGAGCTCCGGAATACTGCTACTTTACAATTACCAAACCGTCCCATATCAGCAGCGAGCAATATAAACTCGCCCTGTTGAAAAAAGGTATTGTGATCATCAGCCTGGGCTTTAAAGATGATTCGGCAACCACCATGGAGCGGATTGTCAGCCAGTTAGGACAGGTACACGAACATGATTCACAGGGGCGTACGGTCTGGGATGTCAAAATAGGTGGCCAGACCGGGCATGAAGCTATGGCCATTTCACATAGTGATAATGAGTTCTGCCTGCACAATGACGGTGCTTTTGAGCTCGATATGCCCGGCTACTTTGGTCTGTATGTGGTCGAGTCTGACAAGCTGGGAGGTGGGAACAATATCCTTGTCTGTGCTGACAGGGTTATTGAAAATCTATCGGAGAAAACTTTCCGGCTTTTGTCTTCTAAAAAGTTCAGATTGAGAGTGCCCGAAGAATTTCATAAAAACGATGACTTTATTGAAGCAACGCTCATTGATGACAATCACGCCTTCCGCTACCGACATGACATTATCGAACGAAGTTCCTGTACCGCTGAAGAACTGGAGGCATTAAAAGAACTGGAGTTGCAGCTTTCATTGCCGCAAAATATGATCAAAGTCAGTCTTGAAGATGGACAGATTATGCTGTTGGATAACCAGCGTTACCTTCACGCAAGAACCAGAATTAAAGATAAAAACAGACATCTGAAGCGTATTCGCTTCAATATGCCTTGA
- a CDS encoding ISKra4 family transposase — MPAQVISSENNETQILITIQHGDSMLDFETALQGSLNEAGVLGVEKQLEAMDTDGSPIKVGGITMSSKHKKEPKVYETSWGSVKLARYVYQSSQGGETFCPLDQNARIIVNSTPAFARLVSWKYAQMAAPQVEEDLLQNHGRKSSRSTLRDLADVVASIAQAKEEKWAYDIPDLPKAVKTIGIGLDGANLLYYEGYREAMCGTISLYDDEGERLHTIYCAEAPEYGKGTFKSRFSREINKVKARYPDAVYVGIADGAADNWTFLEPFTTVQVLDFYHVSEYVAGAAEALYPGKKASQERHAWLKQKLHDLKHEKGAAKRLQEELDSAKPGNNRTASLEKLISARTYFKNHWHQMIYPQAREQNLPIGSGVTEAGCKTLVKQRMCRSGMRWKEQGASMLLTLRALVCTSGSWNAFWSKMSRYGFPVTHNLPPVH, encoded by the coding sequence ATGCCCGCTCAAGTTATCTCTTCAGAAAACAACGAAACGCAGATCCTGATTACCATCCAGCATGGTGACTCAATGCTTGACTTTGAGACTGCTCTTCAGGGTAGCCTCAACGAAGCAGGCGTGCTTGGGGTAGAAAAACAGCTTGAAGCCATGGACACCGATGGTTCGCCTATAAAAGTAGGCGGGATTACCATGAGCAGCAAGCACAAAAAAGAACCCAAAGTGTATGAAACTTCATGGGGTTCCGTTAAGTTGGCACGCTATGTATATCAAAGCAGTCAGGGTGGTGAAACCTTTTGTCCCCTGGATCAGAATGCGCGAATCATTGTCAACTCGACTCCTGCTTTTGCCCGGCTCGTCAGTTGGAAATATGCACAAATGGCTGCTCCCCAGGTAGAAGAAGACTTACTACAAAACCATGGCCGCAAGAGTAGTCGTTCGACGCTTAGAGATCTGGCTGATGTCGTAGCAAGCATCGCTCAGGCAAAAGAAGAAAAATGGGCATACGACATACCCGATTTGCCTAAGGCAGTAAAAACAATAGGCATCGGCCTTGATGGAGCCAACCTTCTTTATTACGAAGGCTATCGTGAAGCCATGTGTGGCACGATAAGCCTTTATGATGACGAAGGGGAGCGGCTCCATACCATCTATTGTGCAGAGGCACCAGAATACGGCAAGGGAACCTTTAAAAGCAGATTTTCAAGAGAAATCAACAAGGTTAAAGCGCGATATCCTGATGCAGTTTATGTGGGAATTGCTGACGGAGCAGCGGATAACTGGACTTTTTTAGAGCCCTTTACAACCGTGCAGGTGCTGGACTTTTACCATGTCTCTGAATATGTTGCCGGGGCTGCTGAGGCTCTTTATCCCGGCAAAAAAGCATCACAGGAGAGGCATGCATGGTTGAAGCAGAAACTACACGACTTGAAACATGAAAAGGGTGCAGCCAAAAGACTTCAGGAAGAGCTTGATAGTGCAAAGCCAGGCAACAACCGTACTGCGTCTCTGGAAAAGTTAATCAGTGCCAGAACGTATTTCAAAAATCATTGGCATCAGATGATTTATCCGCAAGCGAGAGAGCAGAACTTGCCGATAGGTTCGGGAGTGACTGAAGCAGGCTGTAAAACATTGGTGAAACAGAGAATGTGCCGTTCAGGAATGCGCTGGAAGGAGCAGGGAGCATCGATGTTGCTGACGTTAAGGGCACTGGTTTGCACATCCGGATCCTGGAATGCATTTTGGTCAAAAATGAGCCGTTACGGATTCCCTGTCACACACAACCTTCCTCCAGTACATTAA
- a CDS encoding aspartate/glutamate racemase family protein, with the protein MKTIGMLGGMSWESTSSYYTMINEGVKQSLGGLNSAKICLYSVNFSEIEQLQHQGKWGETAEILSEAAQSVQAGGADFLLICTNTMHKVAPEIEQAISIPLLHIADATAEKLKNDGVKTVGLLGTRFTMEQDFYKGRLSDRHGIDVIIPNQQQRDIVHDIIYSELCLGLVKDNSRQAYLNIINELHKQGAEAIILGCTEIALLVQQKHTSVPLYDTTAIHAEHAVQFALSH; encoded by the coding sequence AAACCATTGGCATGTTGGGTGGTATGAGCTGGGAGTCTACATCCAGCTATTACACGATGATCAACGAAGGCGTCAAACAGTCACTTGGCGGGTTGAATTCGGCAAAAATATGCCTCTACAGTGTTAATTTCTCTGAAATTGAACAGTTGCAGCATCAGGGCAAATGGGGTGAAACTGCGGAAATCCTGTCGGAAGCGGCGCAGTCCGTTCAGGCGGGAGGAGCTGATTTTCTGTTAATCTGCACCAACACCATGCACAAAGTTGCCCCTGAAATTGAACAGGCTATTTCCATTCCACTGCTGCACATTGCTGATGCCACGGCAGAAAAATTGAAAAACGACGGCGTGAAGACAGTTGGACTGCTCGGAACCCGATTCACCATGGAACAGGACTTTTATAAAGGCCGATTGTCCGACAGACACGGGATCGACGTCATTATTCCGAATCAGCAACAGCGTGACATCGTTCACGATATAATTTATTCCGAACTGTGTCTTGGATTAGTGAAAGATAACTCCAGACAGGCATACCTGAACATTATAAATGAACTTCATAAACAGGGTGCTGAAGCCATCATTCTTGGATGCACAGAGATAGCGCTGCTGGTTCAGCAGAAACACACGTCGGTTCCTTTATATGACACGACGGCAATCCATGCAGAACACGCTGTGCAATTTGCGCTTAGCCACTAA
- a CDS encoding ISNCY family transposase (programmed frameshift): MRQTINPQMQLGEVDISAITFNPKSRDDIPRLLRGLQHIWITPDLRHRVFQVLENIIPASRHNGRPGMDLWNILVFGTLRLVTNCDYDRLQELANEHGTLRKMLGHGPYCTHTYHIQTLQDNISLFTPEILDQINQVTVDAGHQLVKKKDEPLHGRTDSFVVKTDVHFPTDISLLSDACRKSIEFASALANQYQLPGWRQRKYLKDQHRKRYNKARNLKHSSATCELKQQQRQHDIEMAHLEYIKYSLSIVRRAETTLSLLVKKQPDEPRLENLKYHIAHSRHQINLIYRRVIEHEQIPHNEKVFSIFEPHTEWISKGKAGTPVELGLRVCVLQDQFGFTLHHQVMQKQTDDQVTVPMAEAAKKRFPTLSQVSYDKGFWSPGNLEKLEVLLEHSVLPKKGRLSANDKKRECHPEFIRARRKHSAVESDINALEANGLDKCPDKGIEGFERYVALAVVASNLKRLGKILLTRDRQ; encoded by the exons ATGCGCCAAACCATCAACCCACAAATGCAGTTGGGCGAAGTTGATATCTCCGCCATCACGTTTAATCCCAAGTCCAGAGACGACATTCCCCGCCTGCTCCGGGGGCTGCAACATATCTGGATAACACCTGATCTGCGACACAGGGTTTTTCAGGTGCTTGAGAACATAATTCCTGCCAGTCGGCACAATGGTCGTCCTGGTATGGACCTCTGGAACATTCTGGTCTTTGGCACTCTGCGCCTTGTCACTAATTGTGACTACGACCGCCTGCAAGAGTTGGCTAATGAACATGGGACATTACGGAAAATGCTCGGGCATGGTCCCTATTGTACCCACACCTACCACATACAAACATTACAGGACAACATCAGCCTCTTCACACCGGAGATACTGGATCAGATTAACCAGGTCACGGTGGATGCAGGTCACCAGCTGGTTAAAAAAA AAGATGAGCCACTACATGGCCGTACCGATTCGTTCGTAGTCAAAACCGATGTCCATTTCCCCACGGATATCAGCCTTCTGAGCGACGCTTGCCGTAAGAGTATTGAGTTTGCGTCAGCTCTTGCCAATCAGTACCAGCTTCCGGGCTGGCGTCAGCGCAAATACCTCAAAGATCAGCATCGCAAGCGCTACAACAAGGCTCGAAACCTGAAGCATTCCAGTGCGACCTGTGAACTGAAACAGCAGCAGCGGCAGCACGATATTGAGATGGCTCATCTCGAGTACATAAAGTACAGCCTTTCAATTGTCCGCAGAGCTGAAACGACCTTGTCCTTGCTGGTGAAAAAGCAACCGGATGAGCCAAGGCTGGAAAACCTCAAATATCACATAGCCCACAGTCGTCACCAGATAAACCTGATTTACCGACGGGTGATAGAACATGAGCAGATTCCCCATAATGAGAAGGTGTTCTCAATCTTTGAGCCTCATACAGAATGGATCAGCAAAGGCAAAGCCGGAACTCCGGTTGAACTGGGGTTACGGGTCTGCGTGTTGCAGGATCAGTTCGGTTTTACTTTGCATCATCAGGTCATGCAAAAACAAACAGACGACCAGGTTACAGTACCTATGGCTGAGGCTGCCAAAAAGCGGTTCCCGACATTAAGCCAGGTGAGCTACGACAAAGGCTTCTGGAGTCCGGGCAATCTTGAAAAGCTGGAAGTTCTTCTGGAGCATTCAGTTCTTCCCAAGAAAGGCAGGCTGTCAGCCAATGACAAAAAACGGGAATGCCACCCGGAATTTATCCGGGCAAGAAGGAAGCACTCAGCCGTTGAATCCGATATCAACGCACTGGAAGCGAATGGTCTCGACAAATGCCCGGATAAAGGGATAGAAGGCTTTGAGCGCTATGTCGCACTGGCTGTTGTCGCCAGCAACCTGAAACGGCTGGGTAAAATTCTGCTGACCAGAGATCGTCAGTAG